A region of Bifidobacterium adolescentis ATCC 15703 DNA encodes the following proteins:
- the sufB gene encoding Fe-S cluster assembly protein SufB, translated as MSEWRQRTVAENQASNAAADVEMSQYVADRTRVNEDKIKQDDEIIEQFGDYNYGWHDTDFAGEAAKKGIDENVVRAISADKHEPEWMLEKRLEGYRDFINRPMPQWGVDLKDFDADDFKYYVKPIDKQATTWEELPDEIRSTYDKLGIPEAEKSRLVSGVAAQYESEVIYNSIQKDLEEQGVIFVDTDTAVQKYPELVKKYFGKCIPSNDNKFSALNTAAWSGGSFVYVPKGVHVDIPLQAYFRINTPNMGQFERTLIIADEGSYVHYVEGCTAPIYSTDSLHSGVVEIFVEPHARVRYTTVQNWSNNVYNLVTQRAYVREGGTMEWVDGNIGSKATMKYPACILAEPYAKASTMSLGFAGKGQYQDTGAKMIHLAPHTSSTIVAKSISRGGGRSAYRGLVKIVKGAEGSSNSTVCDALLVDEFSRSDTYPHVDVREDNVSMAHEATVSKVSEDQLFYLMSRGLSEDEAMGMIVRGFVEPISRELPMEYALELNRLVELQMEGSVG; from the coding sequence ATGAGTGAATGGAGGCAGCGTACGGTGGCAGAGAACCAAGCGTCCAACGCCGCGGCCGACGTGGAGATGAGCCAGTATGTGGCTGATCGCACGCGCGTGAACGAAGACAAGATCAAGCAGGATGACGAGATCATCGAGCAATTCGGTGACTACAACTACGGTTGGCACGATACGGACTTCGCCGGCGAGGCGGCGAAGAAAGGCATCGACGAGAACGTCGTGCGTGCCATCTCCGCCGACAAACACGAGCCGGAATGGATGCTGGAAAAGCGATTGGAAGGGTATCGCGATTTCATCAACCGTCCAATGCCGCAGTGGGGCGTCGATTTGAAGGACTTCGACGCCGACGATTTCAAGTACTACGTCAAGCCGATCGACAAGCAGGCCACCACTTGGGAGGAACTGCCCGACGAAATCCGCTCCACGTACGACAAGCTCGGCATTCCGGAAGCGGAGAAAAGCAGACTCGTCTCCGGCGTCGCCGCGCAGTACGAGTCCGAGGTCATCTACAATTCAATCCAGAAGGATCTCGAAGAGCAGGGCGTCATCTTCGTCGACACCGACACCGCCGTGCAAAAGTACCCGGAACTCGTCAAGAAGTATTTCGGCAAATGCATTCCGAGCAACGACAACAAATTCTCGGCATTGAACACCGCCGCATGGTCGGGCGGCTCGTTCGTATACGTGCCGAAGGGCGTGCACGTGGACATCCCGCTGCAGGCATACTTCCGCATCAACACGCCGAACATGGGACAGTTCGAACGCACGCTGATCATCGCTGATGAAGGCTCCTACGTGCATTACGTGGAAGGCTGCACCGCGCCGATCTACTCCACCGACTCGCTGCATTCCGGCGTGGTGGAGATCTTCGTCGAGCCGCACGCCCGTGTGCGTTACACCACCGTGCAGAACTGGTCGAACAACGTGTACAACCTGGTGACGCAGCGCGCCTACGTGCGTGAGGGCGGCACCATGGAATGGGTGGACGGCAACATCGGCTCGAAAGCCACCATGAAGTATCCGGCATGCATCCTCGCCGAGCCGTATGCGAAGGCCAGCACCATGTCGTTGGGCTTCGCCGGTAAGGGACAGTACCAGGACACGGGCGCGAAGATGATTCACCTCGCCCCGCATACCAGCTCCACCATCGTGGCGAAGTCGATTTCCCGTGGCGGCGGACGTTCCGCATACCGTGGCCTCGTCAAAATCGTCAAGGGCGCGGAAGGGTCCTCCAATTCGACGGTCTGCGACGCTTTGCTCGTCGACGAATTCAGCCGTTCCGACACGTACCCGCATGTGGATGTGCGTGAGGACAACGTCTCCATGGCGCATGAGGCCACCGTTTCCAAGGTCTCCGAAGACCAGCTGTTCTATCTGATGAGCCGCGGCCTGTCCGAAGACGAGGCCATGGGCATGATCGTGCGCGGCTTCGTCGAACCGATCAGTCGCGAGCTGCCGATGGAATACGCGCTCGAATTGAACCGTTTGGTGGAATTGCAGATGGAAGGATCGGTGGGCTGA
- the sufD gene encoding Fe-S cluster assembly protein SufD: MAQTQEINIPVADPSDPYANPAAMPSSADRAPRSFDIEAFAKPDRKQEDWRYTPIERIEEFFDVFEPSNETQVTVSMIDGSPLAEGVTYAEGTVGDTGTGIVSKPNDRVSAVEWNSGKRAGILTIDGEIDQPVLVKMHGTGKDLDAFHLSIIAADRAHADVVVEHDGDARLAEGVEITTGKDSHISTTFIQEWNKDSKHVGNQRIHVGEEASLRHSVVTLGGDVVRIRMDQDFGGEQGDLNMLGIYFVDPDEHIEHRTMVVHNHPECKSRVVYKGALDGKGAHSTWVGNALIEPTAPGTDSYELNRNLVLTPGAIADSEPNLEIENGNIIGAGHASSVGRFDDEELFYLESRGISENEARKLVVRGFFGELVEEIGIPAISEHLMNVIDKRLARGESDAIAQVLEEK; the protein is encoded by the coding sequence ATGGCACAAACTCAGGAAATCAACATCCCCGTCGCGGATCCGTCCGATCCGTACGCGAATCCGGCGGCCATGCCGTCATCCGCGGACCGCGCTCCACGCTCATTCGACATCGAAGCGTTCGCCAAGCCGGACCGCAAACAGGAGGACTGGCGCTACACGCCGATAGAGCGCATCGAGGAGTTCTTCGATGTGTTCGAACCATCCAATGAAACGCAGGTCACCGTTTCCATGATCGACGGGTCGCCGCTTGCCGAAGGCGTCACGTATGCCGAAGGCACGGTGGGGGACACCGGCACAGGCATCGTCTCCAAGCCGAACGACCGCGTGTCCGCAGTCGAATGGAATTCCGGCAAACGCGCTGGAATACTGACCATCGACGGTGAGATCGACCAGCCGGTGCTCGTCAAAATGCATGGCACCGGCAAGGACCTCGACGCGTTCCACCTGTCGATCATCGCAGCCGACCGCGCCCATGCCGACGTGGTCGTCGAACATGACGGCGACGCACGTCTCGCCGAAGGCGTGGAAATCACCACAGGCAAGGACTCCCACATTTCCACCACCTTCATCCAGGAATGGAACAAGGACTCCAAACACGTCGGCAACCAGCGCATCCACGTGGGCGAGGAGGCGTCCCTGCGCCATTCCGTGGTCACCCTCGGTGGTGATGTCGTGCGCATTCGCATGGACCAGGACTTCGGCGGCGAACAGGGCGACCTCAACATGCTCGGCATCTACTTCGTGGACCCGGACGAGCATATCGAACACCGCACGATGGTGGTGCACAACCATCCCGAATGCAAGAGCCGCGTGGTCTACAAGGGCGCGCTCGACGGCAAGGGCGCGCACTCCACATGGGTCGGCAACGCGCTGATCGAGCCTACCGCGCCAGGCACCGACTCCTACGAGCTCAACCGCAATCTGGTGCTCACCCCAGGTGCCATCGCCGATTCCGAGCCGAATCTGGAAATCGAAAACGGCAACATCATCGGTGCCGGCCACGCCTCATCCGTCGGACGATTCGACGACGAAGAGCTGTTCTACCTCGAATCGCGCGGCATCTCGGAAAACGAGGCCCGCAAGCTCGTGGTGCGTGGCTTCTTCGGCGAGCTCGTCGAGGAAATCGGCATTCCGGCGATTTCCGAGCATCTTATGAACGTCATCGACAAGCGCCTGGCCCGCGGCGAAAGCGACGCGATCGCACAGGTATTGGAAGAGAAATAA
- the sufC gene encoding Fe-S cluster assembly ATPase SufC has protein sequence MSTLEIKDLYAHVETKDGIKPILKGVNLTVNSGETHAIMGPNGSGKSTLAYTLAGHPKYIVDSGQVLLDGEDILKMTPDERAKAGIFLAMQYPVEVPGVSMTNFLRTAKTEVDGKAPAIRTWTKELSEAMKRLKMDPKFATRSVNEGFSGGEKKRAEVLQLELLKPKFAILDETDSGLDVDALRIVSEGVNRAKEANQFGILMVTHYTRILRYIKPDIVHVFADGHFIKTGGPELADELEETGYDAYLPEGSDSESALA, from the coding sequence ATGTCAACCCTTGAAATCAAAGATCTGTACGCGCACGTCGAAACCAAGGACGGCATCAAGCCGATCCTCAAAGGCGTGAACCTGACCGTCAACTCCGGTGAAACCCATGCCATCATGGGCCCCAACGGTTCCGGCAAATCCACCCTGGCATACACGCTGGCCGGCCACCCGAAGTACATCGTCGACTCCGGCCAGGTGCTGCTCGACGGCGAGGACATCCTCAAGATGACCCCGGACGAGCGAGCCAAGGCGGGCATCTTCCTGGCCATGCAGTACCCGGTCGAAGTGCCGGGCGTGTCCATGACCAATTTCCTGCGCACCGCCAAAACCGAAGTGGACGGCAAGGCGCCGGCCATCCGTACGTGGACGAAGGAACTGTCCGAAGCCATGAAGCGGCTCAAGATGGACCCGAAGTTCGCCACCCGTTCCGTGAACGAAGGCTTCTCCGGCGGTGAGAAGAAGCGCGCGGAAGTGCTGCAGCTCGAACTGCTCAAGCCGAAGTTCGCCATCCTCGACGAAACCGACTCCGGCCTCGACGTCGACGCGCTGCGCATCGTTTCCGAAGGTGTGAACCGTGCCAAAGAAGCCAACCAGTTCGGTATCCTCATGGTCACCCACTACACCCGCATCCTGCGTTACATCAAGCCGGACATCGTGCACGTGTTCGCCGACGGCCACTTCATCAAGACCGGCGGTCCGGAACTCGCCGACGAGCTTGAGGAGACCGGCTACGACGCATACCTGCCGGAAGGCTCCGATTCGGAAAGCGCATTGGCATGA
- a CDS encoding cysteine desulfurase has protein sequence MTDFAAIRSQFPILDQEIHGHPLVYLDSAATSQKPQCVIDAESDFYRTINAGVHRGAHELAARSTMAFEDARAKVAKLVGADSAEGEEEIVVTAGATAGLNLLATAFGNASLGRGGEAAKRFALKPGDEIVVTKAEHHSVLLPFQELALRTGATLKWFDLDEEGRVRSDTANEVITDRTKIVAVTHVGNTTGAITDIAPIIRRAHEVGAVFVLDACQSVPHLKVDFHALDVDFAAWSAHKMYGPTGVGFLYGKREMLEALPPANFGGSMVELAWMDQEAQYMEPPARFEAGTQPVAQVVAAGVAAEWLMNIGMENLEAHERTITDELLKMGDIDGIRILGPRSNKERIGTVAFEVEGVHPHDVGQFIDAQGIAIRVGHHCAQPVHRHFGVYASNRASSGIYNSVEDAQALIEALGKVRPFFGVE, from the coding sequence ATGACCGATTTCGCAGCGATCCGCAGCCAATTTCCGATTCTCGACCAGGAAATCCACGGCCATCCGCTGGTATACCTCGATTCCGCCGCGACATCGCAGAAGCCGCAGTGCGTGATCGACGCGGAATCGGACTTCTACCGCACCATCAACGCCGGAGTGCACCGAGGCGCGCATGAGCTTGCCGCGCGTAGCACCATGGCGTTCGAGGATGCGCGCGCCAAAGTGGCCAAGCTGGTTGGCGCCGATTCGGCGGAAGGCGAAGAGGAGATCGTCGTCACCGCCGGCGCCACCGCAGGACTGAACCTGTTGGCCACCGCATTCGGCAACGCGTCGCTTGGACGCGGGGGAGAGGCCGCCAAGCGTTTCGCGTTGAAACCGGGCGATGAGATCGTCGTCACCAAGGCGGAACACCATTCCGTGCTGCTGCCGTTCCAGGAACTTGCGCTGCGCACCGGCGCCACGCTCAAATGGTTCGACTTGGACGAGGAAGGCCGTGTGCGTTCCGACACCGCGAACGAAGTAATCACCGACCGCACGAAGATCGTTGCCGTCACGCATGTGGGCAATACCACAGGAGCGATTACCGACATCGCGCCGATTATCCGCCGCGCCCACGAGGTGGGTGCCGTGTTCGTGCTCGACGCATGCCAGTCCGTGCCGCACCTCAAAGTGGATTTCCACGCTTTGGACGTCGACTTCGCCGCATGGAGCGCCCACAAAATGTATGGCCCGACCGGCGTCGGATTCCTCTATGGCAAGCGTGAAATGCTTGAGGCATTGCCTCCGGCCAATTTCGGCGGATCCATGGTGGAGCTTGCCTGGATGGACCAGGAAGCCCAGTACATGGAGCCTCCCGCACGATTCGAAGCGGGCACGCAGCCGGTGGCACAGGTCGTCGCCGCCGGTGTCGCCGCCGAATGGCTGATGAACATCGGCATGGAAAACCTCGAGGCGCACGAACGCACCATCACCGACGAACTGCTCAAAATGGGCGATATCGACGGCATCCGAATCCTCGGACCCCGCTCCAACAAGGAGCGCATCGGTACCGTCGCGTTCGAAGTCGAAGGCGTGCACCCGCACGACGTCGGCCAGTTCATCGACGCGCAGGGCATCGCCATCCGCGTCGGACACCACTGCGCGCAGCCGGTGCACCGCCACTTCGGCGTGTATGCCTCCAACCGCGCGTCCAGCGGCATCTACAATTCGGTCGAAGACGCGCAGGCCCTCATCGAGGCGCTCGGCAAAGTTCGTCCGTTCTTTGGAGTTGAGTAA
- the sufU gene encoding Fe-S cluster assembly sulfur transfer protein SufU — protein MSDFEMSGSDLEQMYQEVILEAAKNPHGKEHFAPDLASENASHAAETTVQASHEYCTPGESHQFNPTCGDEATIHAEVSDAEPYTIERLVWDGHGCSISQASLSVMVDLVEGKTVDEAMKLAETFHKLMESRGKGLNDEQAEESLEDGIVFQGVSQYPMRIKCALLGWEGMKDAVAKALAAKA, from the coding sequence ATGAGTGATTTTGAGATGTCCGGAAGCGACCTTGAGCAGATGTACCAGGAAGTCATCCTCGAAGCCGCGAAGAACCCGCACGGCAAGGAGCATTTCGCACCTGACCTCGCTTCGGAAAACGCCTCGCATGCCGCCGAAACCACGGTGCAGGCCAGCCACGAATACTGCACGCCGGGAGAATCGCACCAATTCAACCCGACCTGTGGTGACGAGGCCACCATCCATGCCGAAGTCTCCGATGCCGAGCCATACACCATCGAACGGCTCGTATGGGATGGCCACGGATGCTCCATCTCCCAAGCCAGCCTGTCCGTCATGGTCGATCTCGTCGAAGGCAAAACCGTGGACGAGGCCATGAAACTCGCCGAAACCTTCCATAAGCTTATGGAGTCACGCGGCAAAGGACTGAATGACGAACAGGCCGAGGAATCCTTGGAGGACGGCATCGTCTTCCAAGGGGTCTCCCAGTATCCGATGCGCATCAAATGCGCGCTGCTCGGCTGGGAGGGCATGAAGGACGCCGTGGCCAAGGCTCTGGCCGCGAAAGCCTGA
- a CDS encoding metal-sulfur cluster assembly factor — translation MSDTLVPEPQASIFDSVTKALGNDEDAARRVMLNPNLAKGFKDGKPVNKESKKDGQDTCGCGNHADACGCSQPQDDDIPLKAVDDIGRATAADVKEALHQVIDPELGIDVIDLGLVYGIEIDELGRAIITMTLTTPACPLTDLIEDECASTLAGLVEEFRIDWTWQPRWTMDKITPEGRDQLAALGFNFDNLPKY, via the coding sequence ATGAGCGACACCCTGGTACCCGAACCGCAGGCGTCGATCTTCGATTCCGTGACCAAGGCCTTGGGCAACGATGAGGACGCGGCCCGTCGCGTCATGCTCAATCCGAACCTGGCCAAAGGGTTCAAGGACGGCAAACCGGTGAACAAGGAATCCAAAAAAGACGGGCAGGACACTTGCGGCTGTGGCAATCATGCCGACGCGTGCGGATGCTCCCAACCGCAGGATGACGACATTCCGCTGAAAGCCGTCGACGATATCGGACGTGCCACGGCAGCTGACGTGAAAGAAGCCCTGCACCAGGTCATCGACCCGGAACTCGGCATCGACGTCATCGACCTTGGTCTGGTTTACGGCATCGAAATCGACGAACTGGGCCGAGCCATCATCACGATGACGCTCACCACGCCGGCCTGCCCGCTGACCGACCTGATCGAAGACGAATGCGCCAGCACCCTCGCCGGTCTCGTCGAAGAATTCCGCATCGACTGGACCTGGCAACCTCGTTGGACGATGGACAAGATCACGCCGGAAGGCCGTGACCAGCTCGCCGCGCTCGGCTTCAATTTCGACAATCTGCCGAAATACTGA
- the glgC gene encoding glucose-1-phosphate adenylyltransferase, with product MAKNPKILSIVLAGGEGTRLMPLTRDRAKPAVPFGGVFRLIDFPLSNLVNSGYMQTVVLTQYKSHSLDRHISTVWRFSPLLGNYVSPVPAQQRLGKHWYLGSADAIYQTINIIEDVQPDIVVIVGADHVYRMDFQQMVQQHIESGAEFTVAGIRQPISQSNQFGVIEVDPDHPNMIKSFQEKPQTTTGLPDDPNSILASMGNYVANTDALFAALSLDEKAEDTKHDMGGDIAPYFAARNEAGVYDFNSNEIPGATPTDHAYWRDVGTLKQFYDAHMDLISYVPEFNLYNTEWPIYTLSGNLPPAKFVHAGRDRLGHATDSIVSPGVIVSGGEVHHSVLSPNVRIHSWSQVVDSILFDGVVVNRRARVYKAILDKNVVLTENSTVGIDTEHDLARGFTVTPEGITVVPKGTVVDD from the coding sequence ATGGCGAAGAACCCAAAGATTCTTTCCATCGTGCTGGCAGGCGGTGAGGGCACCCGTCTGATGCCATTGACCAGGGACAGGGCCAAGCCTGCCGTCCCATTCGGCGGCGTGTTCCGTCTGATTGATTTTCCGCTGAGCAATCTGGTGAATTCCGGCTACATGCAGACGGTCGTGCTTACCCAGTACAAGTCCCATTCGCTTGACCGCCATATCTCCACTGTATGGCGTTTCTCGCCGCTGTTGGGCAACTACGTCTCCCCTGTGCCGGCGCAGCAGCGTCTCGGCAAGCATTGGTATCTCGGCTCGGCCGACGCCATCTACCAGACCATCAACATCATTGAGGACGTGCAGCCCGACATCGTGGTGATTGTCGGCGCCGACCATGTCTATCGCATGGATTTCCAGCAGATGGTGCAGCAGCACATCGAATCCGGCGCGGAATTCACCGTTGCCGGCATCCGTCAGCCCATCAGCCAGTCCAACCAGTTCGGTGTGATCGAGGTCGATCCCGATCATCCGAATATGATCAAGAGCTTCCAGGAGAAGCCGCAGACCACCACGGGACTGCCGGACGACCCGAATTCCATCCTGGCCTCCATGGGCAACTATGTGGCCAACACCGATGCCTTGTTCGCGGCGCTTTCGTTGGATGAGAAGGCCGAGGATACGAAGCATGATATGGGCGGCGACATCGCGCCGTATTTCGCGGCACGCAACGAGGCCGGCGTCTACGATTTCAATTCCAACGAGATTCCGGGAGCCACACCGACCGACCACGCCTACTGGCGTGACGTGGGCACGCTGAAGCAGTTCTACGATGCGCATATGGATCTGATCTCCTATGTGCCGGAGTTCAACCTGTACAACACCGAATGGCCTATCTACACGCTGTCCGGCAACCTGCCGCCGGCGAAGTTCGTGCATGCCGGCCGCGACCGCCTGGGCCATGCCACCGATTCGATCGTCTCCCCCGGCGTCATCGTTTCCGGCGGCGAGGTGCACCATTCCGTCCTGTCGCCGAACGTGCGCATCCATTCGTGGTCTCAGGTCGTCGATTCGATTCTGTTCGACGGTGTGGTCGTCAACCGTCGCGCGCGGGTCTACAAGGCGATTCTCGACAAGAACGTCGTGTTGACGGAGAATTCGACCGTTGGCATCGATACCGAGCATGATTTGGCGCGTGGCTTCACCGTCACGCCGGAAGGCATCACCGTGGTGCCGAAGGGTACCGTGGTCGACGACTGA
- a CDS encoding TrmH family RNA methyltransferase — protein sequence MRFIHLDSIDDERVAAYVNLTEIQLRNRLEPSKGLFIAESPKVIDRALAAGREPISLLVEESWIDGMSGMFDVIEKRWGDGIPVYVASPEQLKRLTGYRLHRGALAAMKRWSLPSVEEVCRGARRVAVMENIVDHTNVGALMRSAAALDVDAVLVTPSCGDPLYRRAARVSMGTVFQVPWTRIGGDDKHYWPFTGMRELHDLGFTTVAMALEDDSISLAELVRRLNNAETESDHIDKLALIFGTEGDGLSHHTISRADLTVKIPMSHGVDSLNVAASSAVAFYATRRVDHHA from the coding sequence ATGCGGTTCATTCATCTTGACTCCATCGACGACGAGCGTGTGGCGGCTTATGTGAATCTCACGGAAATCCAGCTGCGCAACAGGCTGGAGCCCAGCAAGGGATTGTTCATCGCCGAATCGCCCAAAGTGATAGACCGTGCCCTGGCCGCTGGACGCGAGCCGATTTCCCTGCTGGTCGAGGAGTCGTGGATCGACGGCATGAGCGGCATGTTCGATGTCATCGAGAAACGTTGGGGCGATGGCATTCCCGTGTATGTCGCTTCGCCTGAGCAGCTCAAACGTCTAACCGGCTACCGGCTGCATCGCGGAGCCCTTGCCGCGATGAAACGCTGGTCCCTGCCCAGCGTCGAAGAGGTCTGCCGTGGCGCTCGACGGGTCGCGGTCATGGAGAATATCGTCGACCACACGAATGTGGGCGCTCTCATGCGTTCGGCTGCGGCGCTCGACGTGGATGCGGTGCTCGTCACTCCGTCCTGTGGCGACCCGTTGTACCGGCGCGCGGCACGCGTGTCCATGGGCACGGTGTTCCAAGTGCCGTGGACGCGCATCGGAGGGGACGACAAGCATTATTGGCCGTTCACCGGCATGCGGGAACTGCATGATCTGGGGTTCACCACCGTAGCGATGGCGCTTGAGGATGATTCCATTTCTTTGGCCGAATTGGTCCGCCGTCTCAACAACGCCGAGACTGAAAGCGACCATATTGACAAGCTCGCGTTGATTTTCGGTACCGAAGGAGATGGACTGTCGCACCACACCATCTCCCGCGCCGACCTTACGGTGAAGATTCCCATGAGCCACGGCGTGGACAGTCTCAATGTCGCCGCATCAAGCGCGGTCGCCTTCTATGCGACGCGTCGAGTGGACCATCATGCGTGA
- a CDS encoding 16S rRNA (uracil(1498)-N(3))-methyltransferase — translation MTDALFLLDTDHDDVPVNSDELNAGWRLTLPSSVRRHAIQAMRLKDGDELQLSDGRGLRIHAVLRDVQQGIAEVLRFGKEPQPVTRLALVQALAKTGHDEQAIDMATQIGVDQVIPWQADRSIAKWKAGRTDKKWRQVLESATEQSRRSWTPQLDDCVTSKQVVAICKRACVHGDMVIVLHQDATKTWEQLETGIAKLSDTCLKDGRPRTIYVLVGPEGGISDAEVEAFTKAGAEVCVLGSNILRASTAGPVALSLLARALGRFV, via the coding sequence ATGACTGATGCCCTTTTTCTGCTTGATACGGACCATGACGACGTACCGGTGAACAGCGACGAGCTCAACGCCGGATGGAGGCTGACGCTTCCCTCATCCGTACGCAGGCACGCCATCCAGGCCATGCGATTGAAGGACGGCGACGAACTGCAGCTTTCCGACGGCAGGGGATTGCGCATCCACGCCGTACTGCGCGACGTGCAGCAGGGAATCGCGGAAGTGCTGCGATTCGGCAAGGAGCCGCAGCCGGTCACCAGGCTCGCGCTGGTGCAGGCTCTCGCCAAAACCGGCCATGACGAGCAGGCGATCGATATGGCCACGCAGATCGGCGTCGATCAGGTGATTCCCTGGCAGGCCGACCGTTCCATCGCCAAATGGAAGGCAGGACGTACTGACAAAAAGTGGAGGCAGGTGCTGGAATCCGCCACCGAACAGTCGCGCAGATCGTGGACGCCCCAGCTGGACGATTGCGTGACCAGCAAGCAGGTGGTCGCCATCTGCAAGCGCGCATGCGTGCATGGCGACATGGTGATCGTGCTGCATCAAGATGCCACGAAGACCTGGGAACAACTGGAAACCGGTATCGCCAAACTGTCCGATACGTGTCTGAAGGACGGACGTCCGCGCACCATATATGTGCTCGTCGGTCCGGAAGGCGGCATCAGCGACGCCGAAGTCGAGGCGTTCACGAAAGCCGGCGCCGAAGTGTGCGTGCTGGGAAGCAACATCCTACGTGCGTCCACCGCCGGTCCGGTCGCGCTGTCATTGCTCGCGCGAGCATTGGGACGTTTCGTCTGA
- a CDS encoding histidine triad nucleotide-binding protein, whose translation MSDKDCLFCKIIAGEIPSEKVYEDDATYAFKDINPKAKVHVLIVPRKHYANVAELAKEDPAQLAHMAEVAQKIADQEFHGAFRLIFNTGIDAGQTVFHVHAHVLTGEKLDE comes from the coding sequence ATGAGCGACAAGGATTGCCTGTTCTGCAAGATCATCGCAGGTGAGATTCCCAGCGAGAAGGTGTACGAGGACGATGCCACCTACGCCTTCAAGGACATCAATCCGAAAGCCAAGGTGCACGTACTGATCGTGCCGCGCAAGCACTACGCGAACGTCGCCGAACTCGCCAAAGAGGATCCGGCACAGCTCGCCCACATGGCCGAAGTGGCGCAGAAAATCGCCGACCAGGAGTTCCATGGCGCCTTCCGTCTGATCTTCAACACCGGAATCGACGCCGGACAGACCGTGTTCCACGTGCACGCCCACGTGCTTACCGGCGAAAAGCTCGACGAATAG
- the ybeY gene encoding rRNA maturation RNase YbeY, whose translation MSVEVTNETAWQIDGKIFSDLGVWVMSQMRVSTQSDLTIMFVDPDPIAQLHMRWMNLEGPTDVMSFPMDELRPGDGGTEMEGVLGDIVLCPWVAAQQALAAGHSTMEEMMLLTIHGILHLLGYDHVTPEQERQMFGLQRQLLLTFFALRQGAGARATLPAGTPDALAEWDREHAAGGKTAK comes from the coding sequence ATGAGCGTTGAAGTGACGAACGAAACCGCCTGGCAGATCGACGGCAAAATCTTTTCCGACCTCGGCGTATGGGTCATGAGCCAGATGAGGGTCAGCACACAATCCGACCTGACCATCATGTTCGTGGACCCGGATCCCATCGCCCAACTGCACATGCGTTGGATGAACCTCGAAGGCCCCACCGACGTCATGAGCTTCCCAATGGACGAACTGCGCCCCGGAGACGGCGGAACCGAAATGGAAGGCGTGCTGGGCGACATCGTGCTATGCCCGTGGGTGGCCGCCCAGCAGGCGCTCGCGGCCGGCCACAGCACCATGGAGGAAATGATGCTGCTGACCATCCACGGCATCCTCCACCTGCTCGGATACGACCATGTCACACCCGAACAGGAACGGCAGATGTTCGGCTTGCAACGCCAGCTGCTATTGACGTTCTTCGCGCTTCGACAGGGAGCCGGCGCGCGGGCGACGCTTCCCGCCGGCACGCCGGATGCGCTCGCCGAATGGGACCGCGAACACGCGGCCGGCGGCAAAACGGCCAAATGA